The following are encoded in a window of Cupriavidus oxalaticus genomic DNA:
- a CDS encoding SWIM zinc finger family protein, which translates to MSEPSKLAEILTLAEIQSLTDTKTFARGKAYFHDGAVSRLEEREGAVRAGVRGTHRYQVELAVADTGELAYACNCPVGDAGIFCKHAVAVALSWLENSGQEVFHAEEATQEKPRKKRKTYGEVIREYVATLDKDTLQELLLEAAGRDLTLRDKLLLAARSAQASDLPSMKTAVRQATRISRPLDWREADAYGDGLMSLANMLRERLAGPHAAQVVELSELAIAGAEKSLEQIDDSNGGVMPGIVELASVHLEACKQTGPDPVKLAERLFRLQTEGAWDTFHDVLPMYEEPLGKSGLQRYRQLVSEAWEILPVLGPSNEFHASLDARRMKLENAMRALAELDGDADALLRIYAQDLSSPYRFLLIAELCVEHGRPDDGLAWAERGLKAPSRHVDPRLLDFCVDAYLRREEFDQANAFAWRRFEMRPMADAFPALMKVATATGKHDDIREQALKHIWALINEEESAGKSERYDWQTPTRTELVRIFLAEDKNDEAWDTFIGGPVATQLWRQMAAVRGRTHPHDAIALYHRLLPVAAGSGTRNARYDEALEIVRAIGRLRAKLGERTKFTNELEEIRATYRAKRNFIKLLATLS; encoded by the coding sequence GCACGCACCGTTACCAGGTCGAGCTCGCCGTCGCTGACACTGGTGAACTCGCCTACGCGTGCAACTGCCCGGTAGGCGACGCCGGCATCTTCTGCAAGCACGCCGTAGCCGTTGCACTCTCCTGGCTCGAAAACTCCGGCCAGGAAGTGTTCCATGCCGAAGAAGCCACTCAGGAGAAGCCGCGCAAGAAGCGAAAGACCTATGGGGAAGTGATTCGCGAATACGTAGCAACGCTGGACAAGGACACGCTTCAGGAACTGTTGCTGGAAGCTGCCGGACGTGACCTCACGTTGCGCGACAAGCTGCTGCTCGCCGCACGCTCGGCACAGGCATCCGATCTGCCCAGCATGAAAACCGCCGTGCGGCAGGCAACACGCATTTCCCGGCCGCTGGACTGGAGGGAAGCTGACGCATACGGCGACGGCCTGATGTCGCTGGCAAACATGTTGCGCGAGAGGCTTGCAGGACCGCACGCGGCGCAAGTGGTCGAGCTGTCGGAACTGGCAATCGCCGGCGCGGAAAAGAGCCTCGAGCAGATTGATGATTCCAACGGCGGCGTGATGCCTGGCATCGTGGAATTGGCGTCTGTCCATCTCGAGGCATGCAAGCAGACCGGACCCGACCCCGTGAAGCTCGCGGAGCGACTGTTCCGCCTGCAGACAGAGGGGGCATGGGACACTTTCCACGATGTCTTGCCAATGTATGAGGAACCTCTCGGCAAGAGCGGATTGCAGCGCTATCGCCAGCTGGTGAGCGAGGCCTGGGAGATTTTGCCGGTGCTCGGTCCGAGCAACGAGTTTCACGCGTCACTCGACGCGCGGCGCATGAAGCTCGAGAACGCCATGCGAGCGCTGGCGGAGCTTGACGGCGACGCGGATGCACTGCTCCGCATCTACGCCCAGGACCTGTCAAGTCCATACCGCTTTCTGCTGATCGCAGAGCTTTGCGTGGAGCACGGTCGCCCGGACGACGGACTCGCCTGGGCGGAGCGCGGCCTCAAGGCGCCGAGCAGGCATGTCGACCCGCGGCTGCTCGACTTCTGTGTCGACGCTTATCTGCGTCGGGAAGAGTTCGACCAGGCCAACGCATTCGCATGGCGTCGTTTCGAGATGCGTCCGATGGCCGACGCGTTCCCCGCGTTGATGAAGGTCGCTACGGCTACCGGCAAGCATGACGACATCCGCGAGCAGGCACTCAAGCATATTTGGGCGCTAATCAACGAGGAGGAGTCGGCAGGAAAATCGGAGCGCTATGACTGGCAAACGCCTACGCGCACCGAACTGGTCAGGATCTTCCTCGCCGAGGACAAGAACGACGAGGCCTGGGACACATTCATCGGTGGCCCGGTCGCGACGCAGCTGTGGCGCCAGATGGCAGCTGTTCGTGGCAGGACGCATCCGCATGACGCGATTGCCCTCTATCATCGGCTGCTGCCGGTCGCCGCCGGAAGCGGTACGCGCAACGCGCGCTATGACGAGGCATTGGAAATCGTGCGCGCCATCGGCCGCCTGAGGGCAAAGCTGGGGGAGCGCACGAAGTTCACCAACGAACTGGAAGAGATTCGCGCGACCTATCGCGCGAAGCGCAACTTCATCAAGTTGCTGGCGACCTTGTCTTGA